From Magnolia sinica isolate HGM2019 unplaced genomic scaffold, MsV1 ctg249, whole genome shotgun sequence, the proteins below share one genomic window:
- the LOC131236161 gene encoding subtilisin-like protease SBT3 has translation MKALMEGSPHTILHHLLVWSLLLLGPISDVWATDERQTYIIHLDHSHKPDTFASHESWHQSMLESLTSAEGTSSEEMLLYSYSHVMHGFSARLSPSQLSELEKLPAHRATYGESYGKLFTTHTPTYLGLRHRSGIWPASSYGQDVIIGIMDTGVWPESESFNDRGMSPVPDRWKGECENGTAFSPSLCNRKLIGARSFSKGLKAGGIKIRDVDYDSTRDWFGHGTHTSSTAAGTYVSGASYFGYAEGRARGVAPGARVAMYKVLWASDSEQSAATDVLAGMDQAIADGVDIMSLSLAFDQTPYYEDVIAMGALSAIEKGIFVACAAGNDGPGRNSTYNGAPWIMTIGAGTIDRSFQGKLTLGNDLTLEGTSYYPESIYIANLPLYYGKGNISKAACLPASLVPIDVAGKVVLCDVYNQTNIFSQISEVNRSGAVAGIFMMDGTFLDPEDYYIPSLVLKGEPAATSIRKYAMEAINATVRELRFKITKLGVKPAPQVAFFSSRGPDPVSPSVLKPDILAPGADVLAAWVPNKPFAETESGYLVTDYALVSGTSMASPHVAGVAALLRAIYKDWSPAAIRSAIMTTATTTDNTHSTIGDEWPRQLVTPLDFGAGHINPNKAMDPGLIYDMNFQDYIDFLCNLGYNKTQMAAIIRRTDWSCPNTPTNLNYPSFIAVFSNETTYPTVQNFSRIVTNVGGDTASYKAIIDFPYGMRIRTDPETLTFNSKKQKQGFVVSVEVDKEAWSNGPVVYGYLKWVDEQNHVVSSPVVAISDSHH, from the coding sequence ATGAAAGCTTTAATGGAAGGCTCCCCACATACCATCTTACACCACCTATTGGTGTGGTCACTACTGCTACTAGGGCCCATTTCTGATGTGTGGGCCACGGATGAACGTCAAACGTACATCATCCACTTGGACCACTCGCACAAGCCCGATACGTTCGCCAGCCATGAGTCATGGCACCAGTCCATGCTTGAATCCTTGACGTCGGCTGAAGGGACGTCGAGTGAAGAAATGTTGCTCTACTCCTACAGCCATGTCATGCATGGCTTCAGCGCCAGGCTGTCACCTTCTCAGCTATCCGAGCTGGAGAAATTGCCAGCTCACCGGGCCACATACGGCGAATCCTACGGCAAGCTATTCACCACCCACACCCCTACGTACCTGGGCCTCAGGCATCGGTCTGGCATATGGCCTGCATCATCCTACGGCCAAGATGTGATCATTGGGATAATGGACACTGGGGTTTGGCCAGAGAGCGAGAGTTTTAATGACCGTGGGATGTCGCCGGTGCCAGATAGATGGAAGGGTGAGTGCGAGAACGGGACCGCATTTAGCCCTTCGCTGTGCAATCGAAAGCTGATTGGAGCTCGATCCTTCAGCAAAGGACTAAAAGCCGGCGGAATTAAAATCAGAGACGTCGACTATGACTCCACCAGAGACTGgtttggacatgggacccacacgtCGTCGACGGCAGCCGGGACCTATGTGTCCGGTGCCAGTTACTTTGGGTACGCTGAGGGTAGAGCCCGAGGCGTAGCCCCAGGTGCCCGGGTTGCAATGTACAAGGTGCTCTGGGCTTCGGACAGCGAACAAAGTGCGGCCACCGACGTGCTCGCAGGCATGGACCAGGCGATCGCCGATGGTGTTGATATCATGTCCTTGTCTCTCGCTTTCGACCAAACACCATACTACGAGGACGTCATCGCCATGGGCGCACTTTCAGCCATTGAGAAAGGGATCTTTGTTGCATGTGCGGCTGGCAATGATGGGCCAGGGAGGAATTCGACATACAATGGTGCACCATGGATCATGACCATTGGCGCAGGCACCATCGACCGGAGTTTCCAGGGAAAGCTGACACTGGGCAATGATCTAACGCTAGAAGGGACATCCTACTACCCTGAGAGCATATACATTGCCAATTTGCCTTTGTACTATGGCAAAGGCAACATAAGCAAAGCAGCATGTCTGCCGGCTTCTTTGGTTCCGATCGATGTTGCTGGGAAAGTCGTTCTCTGTGATGTATACAACCAAACTAACATTTTCTCGCAAATTTCAGAGGTCAATCGGAGTGGTGCGGTCGCAGGTATCTTCATGATGGATGGCACGTTTCTTGATCCTGAAGATTACTACATTCCTAGCCTTGTTCTAAAAGGTGAGCCCGCAGCTACTTCGATAAGGAAATATGCCATGGAAGCAATTAATGCGACAGTGAGAGAGCTGAGGTTCAAGATAACAAAGCTTGGGGTGAAGCCAGCACCTCAAGTGGCCTTTTTCTCATCAAGAGGACCAGACCCGGTAAGCCCAAGTGTGCTAAAACCAGACATACTTGCACCAGGAGCAGATGTGCTTGCAGCATGGGTTCCGAACAAGCCATTCGCAGAGACGGAATCAGGTTATTTGGTTACAGATTACGCATTGGTGTCAGGTACATCGATGGCATCGCCCCATGTAGCTGGAGTGGCCGCTTTACTGAGGGCCATATACAAGGACTGGAGCCCTGCAGCCATTCGTTCGGCGATCATGACCACCGCAACAACCACAGACAACACTCACTCCACCATTGGAGATGAGTGGCCCAGGCAGCTCGTCACACCTTTGGACTTTGGTGCAGGTCATATCAACCCAAACAAAGCGATGGACCCCGGGCTTATTTACGACATGAACTTCCAAGACTACATCGATTTCCTTTGCAATCTTGGATACAACAAGACCCAGATGGCCGCCATCATCAGACGGACGGATTGGAGCTGTCCTAACACCCCTACCAATCTCAACTACCCATCCTTTATCGCAGTCTTCTCAAATGAAACTACCTATCCAACAGTTCAGAATTTCAGCAGAATCGTGACCAATGTGGGAGGCGATACTGCCTCTTACAAGGCGATAATAGATTTCCCCTATGGAATGAGAATCCGAACAGATCCGGAAACACTCACATTCAACAGTAAGAAACAGAAGCAAGGGTTTGTAGTGAGTGTAGAGGTTGACAAAGAAGCATGGAGTAATGGTCCTGTGGTTTATGGTTATCTCAAATGGGTTGATGAACAAAACCATGTTGTGTCCAGTCCAGTAGTAGCTATTTCTGATTCACACCATTAA